In one Candidatus Bathyarchaeia archaeon genomic region, the following are encoded:
- the rimI gene encoding ribosomal protein S18-alanine N-acetyltransferase produces MGEKYALGNYVLRKFSEADLDKVMRINKECLPENYTPFFYLDLHRSFPNSFIVAELNGEILGYIMCRVEWSLSEFDRWRLAKKGHIISIAVLPEHRRKGIGRALMIEAMKALWDYGANEIYLEVRVTNHPAINLYRDLKFEIVNRIRHYYSDGEDAYVMARRWEPGAGDYKTQGKSI; encoded by the coding sequence ATGGGTGAGAAATATGCCCTCGGAAATTATGTCCTAAGGAAGTTCTCCGAGGCCGATCTGGATAAGGTCATGAGGATAAATAAGGAATGCCTCCCCGAGAACTACACACCGTTCTTTTATTTGGATCTGCATCGGAGCTTCCCAAACTCCTTCATAGTCGCGGAGCTTAATGGGGAGATACTCGGCTATATCATGTGCCGGGTTGAATGGAGCCTATCGGAGTTCGATAGATGGAGATTAGCCAAGAAGGGACACATAATCTCAATCGCGGTCCTCCCGGAGCATCGCAGGAAGGGCATAGGGAGGGCCCTCATGATCGAGGCGATGAAGGCCTTGTGGGACTATGGGGCGAACGAGATATACCTAGAGGTCAGGGTCACGAACCATCCTGCCATCAACCTCTATAGGGATCTGAAGTTTGAGATAGTGAACAGGATAAGGCATTATTATAGCGATGGGGAAGACGCCTATGTAATGGCAAGGAGATGGGAGCCCGGGGCCGGGGATTACAAGACCCAAGGTAAATCAATATAA